Proteins encoded together in one Bacteroides zoogleoformans window:
- the mobB gene encoding conjugal transfer protein MobB: MIAKISSTENLGGALGYNFKKVEKGEASILHAAELYQNKEGRYTMEDVLVDMEALIPKKCRTKKTVFHCSLNPHPDEKLSDETLMQIAREYMEALGYGNQPYIVFKHNDIAREHIHIVSLRVDSEGRKLNDRFEKRRSKQITDALERKYNLIPSSKVTDKAMKETLKIDTNKGKIKEQVANVVRMVLKHYCFCSLGELNAILSKYNLAVEEVKTEFRGKKYDGLVYVPTDDKGGKISTPINASDIGRGVGYTAVQNRMQKSKLAVKPLVPAIRDKVLQTMRTSPRTEEELRQRLEEQGLRVVIRKNESGRIYGITFIDDEVGIALNGSRLGKGYAANIFNAYFSNSTYNPFLDETLYGSPSVRLEQSATVQTLQQNTEESDNLVDELIEDMVGESFRTTGNDDWKEAAWQRKLRRQSKVKLRRRKH; this comes from the coding sequence ATGATAGCGAAGATTTCAAGTACGGAGAACCTTGGAGGGGCACTCGGTTATAACTTCAAAAAGGTAGAAAAAGGGGAAGCGAGCATTCTCCATGCAGCAGAGTTGTATCAGAACAAGGAGGGACGTTATACGATGGAAGACGTGCTTGTCGACATGGAGGCTCTGATACCAAAGAAATGCCGGACAAAGAAAACGGTGTTCCATTGTTCCCTCAATCCGCACCCGGACGAGAAGCTCTCCGATGAAACACTCATGCAGATTGCAAGAGAGTATATGGAGGCACTTGGTTATGGCAACCAGCCCTATATCGTGTTCAAGCATAACGACATTGCCCGTGAGCATATACACATCGTGTCGCTTCGGGTGGACAGTGAGGGGCGAAAGCTCAACGACCGCTTCGAGAAACGAAGGAGTAAACAGATTACAGATGCTTTGGAGAGAAAGTATAATCTCATTCCAAGTTCAAAGGTTACTGACAAGGCGATGAAAGAAACGCTCAAGATAGACACCAACAAAGGGAAGATCAAGGAACAGGTGGCAAATGTTGTCCGCATGGTGCTGAAGCATTATTGTTTCTGTTCCCTGGGCGAACTGAATGCCATCCTGAGTAAATATAACCTTGCCGTGGAAGAAGTGAAGACGGAGTTTCGTGGGAAGAAATATGATGGGCTGGTCTATGTTCCGACCGATGATAAGGGAGGCAAAATAAGTACACCCATCAACGCATCGGACATCGGTCGTGGTGTGGGCTATACTGCTGTGCAGAACAGGATGCAGAAATCGAAGCTAGCCGTCAAGCCGTTGGTGCCGGCTATAAGGGACAAGGTATTACAGACTATGCGTACTTCTCCCCGGACGGAGGAAGAACTGCGACAAAGGTTGGAGGAACAAGGCTTGCGTGTGGTAATCCGAAAGAACGAAAGCGGACGCATCTATGGCATTACTTTCATTGATGATGAAGTGGGCATTGCGCTCAACGGCTCACGATTGGGCAAGGGGTATGCTGCCAACATATTCAATGCGTATTTCTCCAATTCAACGTACAACCCATTCTTGGACGAAACGTTGTATGGCAGTCCGTCTGTCCGCTTGGAACAATCGGCAACCGTTCAAACTTTGCAACAAAATACAGAAGAAAGCGACAACCTTGTCGATGAACTTATCGAGGATATGGTGGGTGAATCATTCAGAACTACGGGCAACGATGATTGGAAGGAAGCGGCATGGCAGCGTAAACTCCGCAGACAAAGTAAGGTAAAACTTAGACGAAGAAAACATTAA
- a CDS encoding plasmid mobilization protein, giving the protein MNKDTEHRSERKRVEKPRWDNWHVRLPNLKDQQKAIDLFQRSGAETKSDFVRGRILGESFKVITVDKSAVEYYRKLSELTAQIHKIGVLYNQTVRAINSYHSVKTAQILLEKLAKLSAQIIALQEQAISLTIDYRKK; this is encoded by the coding sequence ATGAATAAAGACACAGAACATCGTTCAGAACGAAAAAGGGTGGAAAAGCCACGCTGGGATAACTGGCATGTACGTCTTCCCAATCTCAAAGACCAGCAAAAAGCGATTGATTTGTTTCAGCGTTCAGGAGCAGAAACGAAGTCGGATTTTGTGCGTGGGCGTATTCTTGGAGAGAGTTTTAAGGTCATCACGGTGGATAAATCCGCTGTAGAATACTACCGGAAACTCTCTGAATTGACGGCACAAATCCATAAGATTGGTGTGCTGTATAATCAGACTGTACGTGCTATCAACAGTTATCATTCGGTCAAGACCGCACAAATCCTGCTTGAAAAATTGGCGAAACTGTCGGCTCAAATCATTGCCTTGCAGGAGCAGGCTATCAGTCTTACCATAGATTACCGCAAGAAATGA
- a CDS encoding ParA family protein, whose protein sequence is MENKQQRPIFLGFSSQKGGVGKSTLAEIVSSILYYEQGISLFVVDCDLSQDSFYKLREREKSVIQGSEELSKSMQAFFHHLGKKAYRIYKSSPKEAVKTAQSKIDAISNEKYQLVVFDFPGHAGTTELMELSLQMDYILSPLEADIQSLVSCMAYAKTITDIGVSMSDSRIKDIILFWNKVDRRVRNVIIDEYTKLIQEHELTLLPGYVYATHRFSHELSTYGLRGVFRSTYQPPARGLRTGTGLDELVSEIIQRLKLKTKTEHGND, encoded by the coding sequence ATGGAGAACAAACAACAACGCCCCATCTTTCTGGGGTTCTCCTCGCAAAAGGGAGGAGTCGGAAAAAGCACGCTTGCCGAAATCGTAAGCAGCATATTGTACTACGAACAGGGTATCAGCCTCTTCGTGGTGGACTGCGACCTGTCTCAGGATTCCTTTTACAAGCTGAGGGAACGTGAGAAGAGTGTCATTCAGGGAAGCGAGGAGCTTTCCAAGTCTATGCAGGCATTCTTTCACCACCTCGGCAAAAAGGCATACAGAATTTACAAGTCCAGCCCCAAGGAAGCCGTCAAGACAGCACAAAGTAAGATTGACGCTATCAGCAATGAGAAGTACCAGTTGGTTGTGTTCGACTTTCCCGGTCATGCAGGAACAACGGAGCTGATGGAACTGTCCCTTCAGATGGACTATATCCTATCTCCACTTGAAGCCGACATACAGTCACTCGTCTCTTGTATGGCATACGCCAAGACCATCACGGATATTGGTGTTTCTATGTCCGACTCACGGATAAAGGACATTATCCTGTTCTGGAACAAGGTGGACAGAAGGGTAAGGAACGTCATCATCGACGAATACACAAAACTTATCCAAGAACACGAACTCACACTCCTGCCCGGCTATGTATATGCCACACACCGTTTCTCCCACGAACTTTCCACATACGGGCTACGAGGCGTGTTCCGTTCCACCTATCAGCCTCCTGCAAGGGGATTACGAACGGGCACGGGGCTGGATGAACTCGTCTCCGAGATAATTCAACGTCTCAAACTAAAAACAAAAACAGAACATGGCAACGATTGA
- a CDS encoding DUF3408 domain-containing protein — MATIEERKQQLEKKLKKMAEDNVVVKPVTVPNPFDPSEDTEPSLATSREEDKGSEEMKTAKEERTDETGGEEIGNTEPKRERKPRIEKPGRSSLSIEEYRSLYFHPVRSQMRTAFSINLETLQNLRNVLQDLGERVSIASYIDNILREHLREHQELLNNAAAKQRRKTTITL, encoded by the coding sequence ATGGCAACGATTGAGGAAAGAAAGCAGCAACTGGAAAAGAAGCTGAAGAAAATGGCAGAGGACAATGTAGTGGTGAAACCTGTCACGGTCCCCAACCCCTTCGATCCATCCGAGGACACCGAGCCTTCCCTCGCAACATCACGAGAGGAAGACAAAGGTTCGGAAGAAATGAAGACGGCAAAAGAAGAACGAACAGACGAAACAGGAGGAGAGGAAATCGGGAACACGGAACCGAAAAGAGAAAGAAAACCGAGAATAGAAAAACCTGGCAGGTCGTCCCTTTCCATAGAGGAATACCGTTCCCTATACTTTCATCCCGTACGTTCGCAAATGCGGACGGCTTTCTCCATCAATTTGGAGACATTACAGAACCTGCGCAATGTGCTACAAGACTTAGGAGAAAGGGTATCTATTGCTTCCTATATTGATAATATCCTCCGGGAGCATCTGCGGGAACATCAGGAACTTCTCAATAATGCAGCAGCAAAGCAAAGACGTAAGACAACAATAACACTATGA
- a CDS encoding DUF4134 domain-containing protein, whose product MNNKKKITMMLLLTALTTAGAYAQGNGMAGINEATKMVTSYFDPGTKLIYAIGAVVGLIGGIKVYNKFSSGDPDTSKTAASWFGACIFLIVAATILRSFFL is encoded by the coding sequence ATGAACAACAAAAAGAAAATCACAATGATGCTGCTCCTGACGGCACTGACCACCGCAGGAGCGTATGCACAGGGAAACGGTATGGCAGGTATCAATGAAGCCACAAAAATGGTAACGTCCTACTTCGACCCGGGCACGAAACTCATCTATGCCATCGGTGCCGTGGTGGGTCTTATAGGAGGAATAAAAGTTTACAATAAATTCTCAAGTGGCGACCCCGACACGAGCAAGACCGCTGCCTCTTGGTTCGGTGCATGTATCTTCCTGATTGTGGCTGCCACCATCTTACGTTCCTTCTTCCTGTAA
- a CDS encoding DUF4133 domain-containing protein has product MAQWEINKGVGRTVEFKGLKAQYLFLFAGGLLAVFILVVILYLCGISQIACLVIGVVGATIVVWQTFTMNRKYGQYGLMKKGAVRMHPRYLVNRRTVCHLIRNLQPKKAKK; this is encoded by the coding sequence ATGGCACAGTGGGAAATCAATAAAGGTGTAGGCCGGACGGTGGAGTTCAAGGGCTTGAAGGCGCAGTACCTCTTCCTCTTTGCAGGAGGCCTGCTGGCAGTCTTCATTCTCGTGGTTATTCTCTATCTCTGCGGCATCAGTCAGATAGCCTGTCTTGTCATAGGTGTAGTGGGTGCCACCATAGTGGTGTGGCAAACGTTCACCATGAACAGAAAGTACGGGCAGTACGGACTGATGAAGAAAGGAGCAGTGCGTATGCACCCACGCTACCTTGTGAACCGCCGTACGGTCTGCCACCTTATCCGTAACCTTCAACCAAAGAAAGCGAAGAAATGA
- a CDS encoding TraG family conjugative transposon ATPase, which yields MRNKSKITTLESKFPLLSIEQGCLVSKDADITVAFRVELPELFTVTSTEYEAMHSAWHKAIKVLPNYSIVHKQDWFIKEDYQGKLSDGGLSFLARSSERHFNERPYLHHSVYLFLTKTNKQRMAQQSNFSSLCRGHLLPKEITNKEEVMKFMEAVDQFERIINDTEQIRIVRMTEEELVGTNEKGGLLDRYFSLSEEGHASLEDIRLGADLVRVGDNMLCLHTLSDTDDLPTMVSTDSRYERLSTDRSDCRLSFASPVGLMLPCNHIYNQYLFIEDSDANLERFEKQARNMHSLARYSRSNQINEEWKQEYLNIAHSQGLTSIRAHFNVLAWSDDKEELRNIKNDVGSALALMECHPRHNTIDAATLYWAGIPGNAADFPAEESFYTFIEPALCFFTAETNYKNSLSPFGIKMADRLSGKPIHLDISDLPMKRGVITNRNKFILGPSGSGKSFFTNHMVRQYYEQGTHVLLVDTGNSYQGLCELIHRKTKGEDGVYFTYTNESPISFNPFYTDDYFFDVEKRESICTLLLTLWKSADEHITKTEAGELGSAVNSYIELICADHSVTPCFNTFYEYLRDVYRKDMEKRDIKVTLSDFNINNLLTTLKQYYKGGRYDFLLNSDKNIDLLSKRFIVFEIDQVKDNKDLFPVVTIIIMEAFINKMRRLKGIRKMILIEEAWKAIASANMADYIKYLYKTVRKYFGEAIVVTQEVDDIIQSPIVKESIINNSDCKILLDQRKYMTKFDGIQAMLGLSEKEKSQILSINQNNDPNRLYKEVWIGLGGMQSAVYATEVSMEEYLTYTTEETEKVEVMNRAAQLGGDIETAIRQLAQEKRVARNR from the coding sequence ATGAGAAATAAAAGCAAGATAACCACCTTGGAATCTAAGTTCCCACTGCTCTCCATAGAGCAGGGCTGTCTGGTGAGCAAAGATGCTGACATCACGGTGGCTTTCCGTGTGGAGCTGCCCGAACTCTTTACCGTCACCTCTACAGAATACGAAGCAATGCACTCTGCCTGGCATAAGGCAATCAAGGTGCTACCCAATTACAGCATCGTACACAAGCAGGACTGGTTCATCAAGGAGGACTATCAAGGAAAGCTCTCCGATGGCGGACTGAGCTTCCTTGCCCGTTCCTCTGAACGGCATTTCAACGAACGTCCGTATCTCCACCATTCAGTCTATCTCTTCCTTACCAAGACCAACAAGCAGCGCATGGCACAGCAGAGCAATTTCTCTTCACTCTGCCGTGGACACCTGTTACCCAAGGAAATCACCAACAAGGAGGAGGTGATGAAGTTTATGGAAGCCGTGGACCAGTTCGAGCGTATCATCAACGATACCGAGCAGATAAGGATTGTCCGCATGACTGAAGAAGAGTTGGTTGGCACAAATGAAAAGGGCGGTCTCTTGGACCGTTATTTCTCCCTCTCGGAAGAAGGACACGCTTCTTTGGAGGACATCCGTCTGGGCGCAGACCTTGTGCGCGTGGGCGACAATATGCTTTGTCTACACACTCTCTCCGACACGGATGACCTGCCTACAATGGTCAGCACGGACAGCCGATATGAGCGGCTATCCACCGACAGGAGCGACTGCCGTCTTTCCTTTGCCTCTCCCGTGGGTCTGATGTTGCCCTGCAACCATATCTATAACCAGTATCTCTTCATCGAGGACAGCGATGCCAACTTGGAACGCTTTGAGAAGCAGGCAAGGAATATGCACTCGCTGGCACGCTACAGCCGTAGCAACCAAATCAACGAGGAGTGGAAACAGGAGTATCTCAATATCGCCCACTCACAGGGACTGACCTCCATCCGTGCCCACTTCAACGTGCTGGCATGGAGCGATGACAAGGAAGAACTCCGCAACATCAAGAATGACGTGGGCTCTGCACTTGCTCTTATGGAATGCCACCCTCGCCACAATACCATTGATGCGGCAACGCTCTACTGGGCGGGCATACCCGGCAATGCCGCAGACTTTCCTGCAGAAGAGTCGTTCTATACTTTCATCGAGCCTGCCCTCTGCTTCTTTACGGCAGAGACGAACTATAAGAATTCACTCTCTCCCTTCGGTATCAAAATGGCAGACCGCCTTTCGGGTAAGCCCATTCATTTAGATATATCTGACTTACCCATGAAGCGTGGCGTGATTACCAACCGCAACAAGTTTATCTTGGGACCTTCGGGCAGTGGTAAGTCTTTTTTCACCAACCACATGGTACGTCAGTATTACGAGCAGGGGACGCACGTCCTCTTGGTCGATACGGGTAACTCATATCAAGGCTTGTGTGAACTTATCCACCGCAAGACCAAGGGTGAGGACGGCGTATATTTCACCTATACCAATGAAAGTCCGATATCTTTCAACCCTTTCTATACGGATGATTACTTCTTCGATGTAGAGAAAAGGGAGAGTATTTGCACGTTATTACTTACACTTTGGAAAAGTGCAGATGAGCATATCACTAAGACCGAAGCTGGCGAACTTGGTTCAGCCGTAAACTCCTATATCGAGCTTATATGTGCTGACCACAGCGTTACGCCCTGTTTCAATACCTTCTATGAGTATCTGCGGGACGTGTACCGCAAGGATATGGAAAAGCGTGACATCAAGGTAACGCTCTCGGACTTCAATATCAACAACCTCCTGACGACACTCAAGCAATACTACAAAGGCGGTCGCTATGATTTCCTGCTGAACTCGGACAAGAACATCGACCTACTCTCTAAACGCTTTATCGTCTTTGAAATTGACCAAGTGAAGGACAATAAAGACCTCTTTCCAGTGGTAACGATTATCATTATGGAAGCCTTCATCAACAAGATGCGCCGATTAAAGGGTATCCGCAAGATGATACTCATTGAGGAAGCGTGGAAGGCGATTGCTTCGGCAAACATGGCAGACTACATCAAGTATTTGTATAAGACGGTGAGAAAGTATTTCGGAGAAGCCATTGTCGTAACGCAGGAGGTGGACGACATCATCCAGTCGCCCATAGTCAAGGAAAGTATTATTAATAACTCCGACTGCAAGATACTGCTCGACCAGCGCAAGTATATGACCAAGTTCGACGGCATACAGGCGATGCTCGGTCTTTCGGAAAAGGAAAAGAGCCAGATACTCTCCATTAACCAGAATAACGACCCGAACCGACTCTACAAGGAAGTGTGGATAGGGCTGGGCGGTATGCAGAGTGCAGTCTATGCCACGGAAGTGAGCATGGAGGAATACCTCACCTACACCACGGAGGAAACCGAGAAGGTGGAGGTAATGAACAGGGCGGCACAGCTTGGTGGGGATATCGAAACGGCTATCCGGCAGCTTGCACAAGAGAAACGGGTTGCACGAAATCGTTAA
- the istA gene encoding IS21 family transposase, with amino-acid sequence MNKRIKNILRCYAAGMGIKETASTFHTSRNTVRKYVRLFLSSGKSIDHLLSLSEEQLHEMFGGTESRRREPSSKRIELEALLPGYVSRLTRKGMSVRKLFKEYHAEYPDGLQLSSFKRAVRQYKFHIKVVGHVEHYAADQMYVDFAGDRLEVVDEMTGETKKAEVFVAVLPFSHYTYCEAVWSQRKEDLIRGCENAMQYFEGVPAAIVPDNLKAAVTRSDRNEPVINDDFAAFAEHYGCAVYPARVRHPKDKALVENTVKLLYRSVYLDIEGMTFSSLDGLNTAIRISLLDFNEKVMAGREASRKEMFLRGEKDYLRPLPKKRYVMKERKLMTVGKNSYVSLFRHHYSVPKEYAGRRVTILYDADTVEIYCSMNLVAIHDRCDIPYTYSWKKEHNLPGHYGPYDKDLEELFRRASEIDNIVLNYLREVERVMQYPPKAFRSCRGILTLEKKYGRDRLVAACACAEQKLQYGYQALREVLELGEDADFLPDEDGRIQPDMTSPTPLTHKNIRGRDYYRKDKQEQ; translated from the coding sequence ATGAATAAAAGAATCAAGAACATTTTAAGATGTTATGCGGCAGGGATGGGTATCAAGGAAACGGCATCCACGTTCCATACTTCCCGTAACACTGTCCGCAAGTATGTCCGTCTGTTCCTTTCAAGTGGGAAAAGCATCGATCATCTTCTCTCCCTTTCCGAGGAGCAGTTGCATGAGATGTTTGGCGGTACGGAATCCCGACGTCGGGAGCCTTCTTCCAAAAGGATTGAATTAGAGGCTTTGCTTCCCGGATATGTATCCCGCCTGACACGCAAAGGGATGAGTGTCAGAAAACTGTTTAAGGAGTATCATGCTGAATATCCTGACGGTCTTCAGCTGTCTTCCTTCAAGCGGGCAGTCCGCCAGTACAAGTTCCACATCAAGGTCGTCGGCCATGTCGAGCACTATGCCGCCGACCAGATGTATGTTGATTTTGCCGGTGACAGGCTTGAAGTTGTCGATGAGATGACAGGCGAGACGAAGAAGGCCGAGGTCTTTGTCGCTGTCCTGCCGTTCAGTCATTATACCTACTGTGAGGCCGTATGGTCACAACGCAAGGAAGACCTGATAAGGGGATGTGAGAACGCCATGCAATATTTTGAGGGTGTCCCGGCGGCCATCGTTCCCGACAATCTGAAAGCAGCTGTCACACGGAGCGACCGTAACGAGCCGGTCATCAATGATGATTTCGCCGCCTTTGCCGAGCATTACGGTTGTGCAGTCTATCCTGCCCGTGTACGCCACCCCAAGGACAAGGCCCTGGTTGAGAATACCGTGAAACTTCTCTACCGTTCCGTTTACCTTGACATAGAGGGGATGACATTCTCCAGCCTGGACGGTCTCAATACCGCCATCCGTATTTCCCTGCTTGATTTCAACGAAAAGGTGATGGCCGGTCGGGAGGCGTCACGTAAGGAGATGTTCCTGCGTGGAGAGAAAGACTATCTCCGTCCGCTTCCTAAGAAACGCTACGTGATGAAAGAGAGAAAACTCATGACCGTGGGCAAGAACTCCTACGTCTCGTTGTTCAGGCACCATTACAGTGTCCCGAAGGAATATGCAGGAAGGCGTGTGACGATTCTCTATGATGCCGATACGGTGGAAATATACTGTAGCATGAACCTTGTCGCCATCCACGACCGCTGTGACATACCCTACACCTATTCATGGAAAAAGGAGCACAACCTGCCGGGGCACTATGGTCCTTATGACAAGGATCTTGAGGAACTCTTCCGACGTGCCTCGGAAATAGACAATATCGTATTGAATTATCTCCGGGAAGTGGAGCGTGTCATGCAATATCCTCCAAAAGCGTTCAGATCCTGTCGGGGCATACTGACGCTGGAGAAAAAATACGGCCGTGACCGTTTGGTCGCTGCCTGCGCCTGCGCAGAACAGAAGCTACAATACGGGTATCAGGCCTTACGCGAGGTGCTTGAACTGGGAGAAGACGCGGATTTCCTTCCTGATGAGGACGGGAGGATACAGCCTGACATGACATCCCCGACACCACTGACCCACAAGAATATACGTGGACGTGACTATTACAGAAAAGACAAACAGGAACAATAA
- the istB gene encoding IS21-like element helper ATPase IstB encodes MEINNKTAPVTGQQDQNTISLDLMSRMKLHGMAEAFRESLAGTTPQSMTADTFLSMLLAREWDYRAQAAIVRLTKNAAFRYKAYLEQIDYATNRGLERNQMERLATLDFVHKGQNLFITGSSGTGKSYLACALGHEACKRGFRTFYANAPKLLGALKVAKVKGTLETELKKIERCQLLILDDLFLVPLDAKERPILLEIIEDRHERKSTIITSQYPSSNWYDMVGDPTIADAILDRIIHTAHTIELYGESMRKLRSKKN; translated from the coding sequence ATGGAAATAAATAATAAGACAGCTCCCGTAACGGGACAACAAGACCAGAACACCATATCACTGGATTTGATGAGCCGCATGAAATTACACGGTATGGCGGAGGCTTTCAGGGAAAGCCTTGCCGGCACCACTCCACAGTCCATGACCGCGGACACCTTCCTTTCCATGCTCCTTGCACGCGAATGGGATTACCGTGCCCAGGCTGCCATAGTGCGGCTTACTAAGAATGCGGCGTTCCGATACAAGGCTTATCTCGAACAGATTGACTATGCCACAAACCGGGGCCTTGAGCGCAATCAGATGGAACGCCTCGCCACCCTTGACTTTGTACATAAGGGGCAGAACCTCTTCATTACCGGCTCTTCAGGTACAGGGAAAAGCTATCTGGCATGTGCCCTTGGCCACGAGGCATGCAAAAGGGGATTCCGTACTTTCTATGCCAATGCACCCAAACTGCTTGGTGCACTGAAGGTTGCCAAAGTCAAAGGTACACTTGAAACTGAGCTCAAGAAGATTGAGCGTTGCCAGTTACTCATCCTTGACGACCTGTTTCTTGTACCTCTTGATGCCAAGGAACGTCCCATCCTGCTCGAAATTATTGAGGACAGGCATGAAAGGAAATCCACTATCATAACCTCGCAGTACCCATCGTCCAACTGGTATGACATGGTTGGTGATCCGACAATAGCCGACGCCATCCTTGACCGAATCATTCATACGGCCCATACCATTGAGTTGTACGGTGAAAGTATGCGCAAGTTAAGGTCTAAGAAAAACTAG
- the traJ gene encoding conjugative transposon protein TraJ gives MDFASLHELLRSTYDEMMPLCAQMTGIAKGIAGLGALFYIALRVWASIARAEAIDVFPLLRPFVLGFCIMFFPTVVLGSMNAVLSPVVQGTEMMVHQQEGNLAELTAKRDKLQEEAYLRNPETAYLVSNEKFDEKIEEMGIIGPEDAVTIAGMYAERAAYQTKQWIMKMVHDLLELLFHAAGLIIDTLRTFILIVLAILGPIVFGIAVWDGLSGSLTAWFSRYISVYLWLPVSSILTALLTKIQVLMIQKDIEALSDPNYLPDSGTWYYIVFFLIGIVGYFCVPTVAGWIIEAGGGIGSYGRNVNQAAQRGAQSAYTGGRYAAAGAGSVIGNVGGRIKGALLKGK, from the coding sequence ATGGATTTTGCCAGTTTACATGAGCTACTACGCTCCACCTATGACGAGATGATGCCGCTCTGTGCCCAGATGACGGGCATTGCCAAGGGTATTGCGGGCTTGGGTGCGCTCTTTTATATTGCTCTTCGGGTATGGGCTTCCATTGCCCGTGCCGAGGCGATAGACGTTTTTCCGCTTCTCCGCCCCTTCGTGTTGGGCTTTTGTATCATGTTCTTTCCGACAGTCGTACTCGGTTCAATGAATGCCGTTCTCTCGCCCGTAGTGCAGGGAACGGAGATGATGGTACACCAACAGGAGGGAAACCTTGCAGAGCTTACTGCCAAGCGAGACAAGTTGCAAGAGGAAGCCTACCTTAGAAATCCTGAGACAGCCTACCTTGTTTCCAACGAGAAGTTCGATGAGAAGATAGAGGAAATGGGCATCATCGGACCTGAAGATGCTGTGACGATAGCGGGTATGTATGCCGAGCGTGCTGCCTATCAGACCAAGCAATGGATTATGAAGATGGTACACGACCTTTTAGAACTTCTGTTCCATGCTGCAGGACTTATCATCGACACACTACGCACCTTCATACTCATCGTTCTTGCCATTCTCGGTCCGATAGTCTTCGGCATTGCCGTATGGGACGGGTTGTCGGGTTCGCTCACAGCATGGTTCTCACGCTATATCTCTGTCTACCTGTGGCTGCCTGTCAGCTCTATCCTTACGGCACTGCTTACTAAAATACAGGTGCTGATGATACAGAAGGATATCGAAGCGCTCAGTGACCCTAACTACCTGCCTGATTCGGGGACGTGGTATTACATTGTCTTCTTCCTTATCGGTATTGTAGGTTACTTCTGCGTTCCCACCGTTGCAGGCTGGATTATCGAAGCAGGAGGCGGTATCGGCTCTTATGGTCGCAATGTCAATCAAGCTGCACAGCGCGGTGCACAAAGTGCCTACACGGGCGGACGATATGCCGCAGCAGGTGCCGGGTCGGTCATCGGAAATGTCGGTGGACGTATCAAGGGTGCACTGCTCAAAGGAAAATAG
- the traK gene encoding conjugative transposon protein TraK, which yields MEFKSLGNIETSFRQIRLYAFVFAIVCVAVSGYAVYASYSFAKEQREKIYVLDQGKSLMLALSQDASRNRPVEAREHVRRFHELFFTIAPDKDAIEKNMERAFVLCDKSAFNYYKDLAEKGYYNRAISGNVNQRIEVDSIHCNFNTYPYTVTTYAREFIVRQSNVTERSLVTTCTLQNSVRSDNNPQGFLMENFLVKENRDIQTYKR from the coding sequence ATGGAATTCAAATCACTTGGTAATATCGAGACTTCATTCAGACAGATACGGCTCTATGCCTTTGTCTTTGCCATCGTCTGCGTGGCAGTAAGCGGTTATGCCGTCTATGCTTCGTACAGCTTCGCTAAGGAGCAGCGAGAGAAAATCTATGTACTTGACCAGGGAAAGTCACTCATGCTTGCCCTCAGTCAGGATGCAAGTCGTAATCGTCCCGTAGAGGCAAGGGAGCATGTACGTCGCTTCCATGAGCTGTTCTTCACCATTGCGCCTGACAAGGATGCCATTGAGAAGAATATGGAACGTGCCTTCGTACTGTGTGACAAGTCGGCTTTCAACTATTACAAGGACTTGGCAGAGAAGGGCTATTATAACCGTGCCATATCGGGCAATGTCAATCAGCGCATAGAGGTGGACTCTATCCACTGCAACTTCAATACTTACCCTTATACGGTAACGACTTATGCACGGGAGTTTATCGTCCGCCAGAGCAACGTTACAGAGCGCAGTCTTGTTACGACCTGCACGCTGCAGAACTCAGTCCGTTCGGACAATAACCCGCAAGGTTTTCTTATGGAGAACTTCCTTGTGAAGGAAAACAGGGATATACAGACTTATAAACGATAA